One window of Nitrospirota bacterium genomic DNA carries:
- a CDS encoding ATP-dependent helicase, with product TLVPVSPGESEKSLKRRAEVYLHNLPDTAVLSEEYDLSSFLADWLGSYGPVRKQEVQHLLGVTPERLDEAIEPLIEAQSVIMDRFGEESAELEICDTRNLEMLLRMARRYRQPAFEALPRGHLVLFLAAFQGVIPRGESREDLQQRLEQLFGWPAPADEWEEHLLPSRMRQYRSEWLDGLMGSSDLIWFGCGRRRISLAFASDLELFRTDHEPDQAGDAGDLEHLIPDRRGRFSFFEIAERSHLDTERATELLWKEAWKGNVTSDSFRPVRRGVLTGFKAAVFREEPRLASRRSGFNRWNASRPVEGHWLRIDAPPRQRDILEDEELAKDRARQVLRRYGVIFRELLANELPSLRWRAIFRSLRLMEMSGEVLSGYFFEGIRGPQFISPDALRMLREPLPQDAVFWISAIDPVSLCGLALESSQGLPSRIPSNQLVYHGTRLVMISRRLGRSLDIFVDPDDAGLPDYFGMFKELLSREFNPPRKVTVETINGQTAGSSPYAGALRQIGFRSSRNVLELWKEY from the coding sequence CGACCTTTCAAGCTTCCTCGCGGACTGGCTCGGCTCCTACGGCCCGGTCCGGAAGCAGGAGGTGCAGCATCTCCTGGGCGTCACGCCCGAGCGGCTCGATGAGGCGATCGAACCCCTGATCGAGGCGCAGAGCGTGATTATGGACCGCTTCGGAGAGGAGAGCGCAGAACTTGAGATCTGCGACACCCGGAACCTCGAGATGCTGCTGCGCATGGCTCGCCGCTATCGCCAGCCGGCATTCGAGGCGCTTCCCCGGGGACACCTTGTCCTGTTCCTCGCGGCGTTCCAGGGCGTGATCCCGCGCGGGGAGAGCCGGGAGGACCTGCAGCAGCGGCTGGAACAGCTCTTCGGGTGGCCCGCGCCGGCCGACGAATGGGAAGAGCACCTGCTCCCCTCCCGGATGCGGCAGTACCGCAGCGAATGGCTTGACGGCCTCATGGGCTCCAGCGATCTGATCTGGTTCGGCTGCGGCCGCAGGCGCATCAGCCTCGCCTTCGCAAGCGACCTCGAGCTTTTCCGGACGGACCATGAGCCCGATCAGGCCGGGGACGCCGGCGACCTCGAGCACCTGATCCCGGACCGGCGCGGCAGGTTCAGCTTCTTCGAGATCGCCGAACGGTCCCATCTTGATACGGAGCGCGCCACGGAACTGCTCTGGAAGGAAGCATGGAAAGGGAATGTGACGAGCGATTCCTTTCGCCCGGTCCGGAGGGGTGTCCTGACAGGATTCAAGGCCGCTGTCTTCCGGGAAGAGCCGAGGCTCGCTTCGAGAAGGTCGGGGTTCAACCGGTGGAACGCATCGCGGCCGGTCGAGGGGCACTGGCTCCGGATCGACGCTCCTCCCCGGCAGCGGGACATCCTCGAAGACGAGGAACTGGCGAAGGACCGGGCGCGCCAGGTCCTCCGTCGTTACGGCGTTATCTTCCGGGAACTGCTGGCGAACGAGTTGCCGTCCCTCCGGTGGCGGGCGATCTTCAGATCCCTGCGCCTCATGGAGATGTCCGGAGAGGTCCTGTCCGGCTATTTTTTCGAAGGCATCAGAGGCCCGCAGTTTATTTCCCCGGACGCGCTCCGGATGCTCCGTGAGCCGCTGCCTCAGGATGCCGTGTTCTGGATCAGCGCCATCGACCCCGTTTCGCTCTGCGGCCTTGCCCTGGAGAGCTCTCAAGGGCTTCCCAGCCGCATTCCTTCGAACCAGCTGGTATATCACGGAACCCGGCTGGTCATGATATCCAGACGGCTCGGCAGGAGCCTCGATATTTTCGTGGACCCCGACGATGCCGGCCTGCCCGACTACTTCGGCATGTTCAAGGAACTTCTTTCCCGTGAGTTCAACCCGCCCCGGAAGGTCACGGTCGAGACGATCAATGGACAGACCGCCGGCAGCAGTCCCTACGCAGGAGCGCTCAGGCAGATCGGATTCCGTTCATCCCGAAACGTGCTTGAGCTGTGGAAGGAGTATTAA
- the xseB gene encoding exodeoxyribonuclease VII small subunit, whose protein sequence is MAEKKFEDALARLEEIVKELESGDLSLDLSLKLFEEGVKLSRICNKRLEEAERRVEVLLKDKAGIVTAQPFREEEE, encoded by the coding sequence ATGGCAGAAAAAAAGTTTGAGGACGCGCTTGCGAGGCTCGAGGAGATCGTCAAAGAGCTCGAATCAGGCGACCTGTCGCTTGACCTTTCCCTGAAGCTGTTCGAAGAGGGCGTCAAGCTCTCCCGGATTTGCAACAAGCGGTTGGAGGAAGCCGAGCGCCGGGTTGAAGTGCTGCTTAAGGACAAGGCCGGCATCGTGACCGCACAACCGTTCCGGGAAGAGGAAGAGTAG
- a CDS encoding farnesyl diphosphate synthase, whose amino-acid sequence MDIKGYLARKKDVVDRTLQKLVPNEKTFPPAVHEAMRYSLFAGGKRVRPILALAAAEALGAKTTDLLPIAASLELIHTYSLIHDDLPAMDNDDFRRGRPTCHKVYGEAIAILAGDGLLNLAFEVLSHPRRTRAIPASRLITITREIATASGVFGMIGGQVVDIQSEGREVDFPTLEYIHTHKTGALIRSSVRAGALYARAGKRQFAALTRYGEMVGLAFQIADDILDITGKQEEIGKDVGSDIKKGKKTFPSFYGLQESRRRAGEVADRALAALKDFDRKADPLRELAKYIINRVN is encoded by the coding sequence ATGGACATCAAGGGATACCTGGCAAGAAAAAAGGACGTTGTCGACCGGACGCTTCAGAAACTGGTCCCGAATGAGAAGACCTTCCCGCCAGCCGTGCATGAGGCCATGCGCTACAGCCTGTTCGCCGGCGGGAAGCGCGTGCGGCCCATCCTGGCCTTAGCGGCAGCCGAGGCGCTCGGCGCGAAGACCACGGACCTGCTGCCGATCGCGGCCTCGCTGGAGCTCATCCATACCTACTCGCTCATCCACGACGACCTTCCGGCCATGGACAACGACGATTTTCGCCGGGGAAGGCCCACGTGCCACAAGGTGTACGGCGAGGCGATCGCGATCCTGGCGGGCGACGGCCTGCTGAACCTGGCGTTCGAAGTGCTCTCCCATCCCCGGAGAACCAGGGCAATCCCCGCGAGCCGGCTGATCACGATCACCAGGGAGATCGCAACGGCCTCGGGCGTCTTCGGGATGATCGGCGGACAGGTCGTGGACATCCAGTCCGAGGGCCGGGAGGTCGATTTCCCGACGCTGGAATACATCCACACCCACAAGACAGGCGCCCTGATCCGGTCATCGGTCCGCGCGGGCGCGCTGTACGCCAGGGCGGGGAAGCGCCAGTTCGCCGCATTGACCCGCTACGGAGAGATGGTGGGGCTCGCGTTCCAGATCGCAGACGACATCCTCGACATCACCGGCAAGCAGGAGGAGATCGGTAAGGACGTGGGCAGTGATATAAAAAAGGGGAAGAAGACCTTCCCGAGCTTCTACGGGCTTCAGGAGTCGCGGCGCAGGGCAGGGGAGGTCGCGGACAGGGCTCTGGCGGCTCTCAAGG